TTTACATCCAGACCGGCGATGCGGCCGGCATCCTTGGTGGCCTGACGCTGGGCGTCGTTGAAGTAGGCCGGCACGGTGATAACGGCTTCGGTGACGGCCTCACCCAGGTAGTCTTCGGCGGTCTTCTTCATCTTCTTCAGCACTTCGGCAGAGATCTGCGGCGGTGCCATTTTCTTGTCTTTGGCTTCCACCCAGGCGTCGCCGTTGTCGGCATTAACGATGCTGAAGGGCATGATCTTGATGTCGCGCTGTACTTCTTCGTCTTCAAAGCGACGGCCGATCAGGCGCTTGATGGCAAACAGGGTGTTTTTGGGGTTGGTCACGGCCTGGCGCTTGGCGGGCTGACCTACCAGGGTTTCTCCATCGTCGGTATAGGCGATGATGGAGGGAGTTGTGCGGGCACCCTCGGCGTTTTCAATGACCCGTGGAGTATCCCCGTCCAGGATCGCAACGCAGGAGTTGGTGGTACCCAGATCGATGCCGATGATTTTACCCATAGAATCCTCTCTTGATATTGCTAATTCGGTAACAAGCGTTTGGTGTATTTTGCTTTAACGTCTATATGTGGCTGCCGGTGAAGGCTTTCAAGACGACGGTCACATTTTTTTGCTGAAACTGGTTCAGGCCTGAGTGTCGATGGCCGGGCCCTTGGCCACCATGACCATGGCGGGGCGCAGCACCCGGCCGTTAAGCTCATAGCCCTTCATCATCACCGCCAGCACGGCATTGGGCGCCACTTCGTCGCTTTCCACCATGCTCATGGCCTGGTGCTTGTTGGGGTCAAAGGGCTGGCCCTTGGGGTCGATGGGCTCGACACCGAATTTTTCCACCACGTTCAGCAACGACTTCAGGGTCAGCTCCACGCCTTCGTGCACTGCCTTAAAGGCATCGCTTTCCTCACTGGTGTGCTCGATGGCCCGCTCCAGGCTGTCGATTACCGGCAGCAGCTCACCCGCAAACTTTTCCAGGGCAAATTTTTGTGCCTTTTCCACGTCCTGCGCGGCGCGGCGGCGAATATTTTCCATCTCGGCCACGGCACGCAGGGCGTTGTCCCGCTCTTCCTTGGCACTGCTTTCGGCGGCGGCCAGTTTCTGTTCCAGTTCGGCGACATAAGCCGCATCGGGCTGGACGGCATCCTGCGCTTGCTCGACCTGCTCAGCCTCGGCGGCCGGCTGTTGCTCCTGCTCGAGTTCTGCGGCCTGCTCCGTATCCACCTGATTCTGCTTGCTGCTCATGTTGTCTCCCGTCAGTATCAATGAACTTTGCTGGCTATATGGGGACGCGGATTGTCATTTCAAGGGCGAAAGCACAGAGACTTGTATTCCCCCTGGTAGCACTTGGGCAACACTCTGATTAGAATGGCGATTATTCAACAACGTCGAGCAATGTGGACCGCTTCGCCGGACAGTGATTTATGGAAACCGACTTCAATACCATCGCCCTTATCGGCAAACCGGATCATCAGGGCGCCAACCAGACCCTGGTGGCGCTGTACCGCTACCTGGCGGGGCTGGGTCTGAATGTGGTGATCGAGCGCCGGGTGGGTGAACAACTGGGCCTGGCCGACGCCGAGTTGCTGGAAATGGTGGAGCTGGGCGAGCGCGCCGATTTGGCCATCGTGGTGGGCGGTGACGGCAACATGCTGGGCTCGGCCCGCGTGCTGTCCCGCTTTGATGTGGCGGTAGTGGGTGTTAACCGGGGCAACCTCGGCTTTCTGACCGATATCTCCCCCGACAGCTTTGAGCAGCCACTGGAACGGCTGCTGGCCGGTGATTACCAGACCGAACACCGCTTTCTGCTGGAAGCCCAGGTGCACCGCCACGGGCAGCTCAAGGCCAGCAATACCGCCATGAACGAAGCGGTACTGCACCCGGGCAAAATCGCCCACATGATTGAGTTTGAGGTATATATCAACGGCCATTTCATGTATAGCCAGCGCGCCGACGGCATGATAGTGGCCACCCCTACCGGCTCCACCGCCTATTCCCTCTCCGCAGGCGGCCCCATTCTCACCCCCAACCTCAACGCCATTACCCTGGTGCCCATGTTCCCCCATACCCTGAGCTGCCGGCCCATCGTGATCGACGCCGACGCCCAGATAAAAATGGTGCTCTCCCCCGCCAACAAGAGCGAACACATGCTGGTGAGCTGTGACGGCCATGTGTCGTTGGCGGTGCAACCCGGTGATGAAATTCACATCAACAAGAGCCCACACCGGTTGAAGCTGCTGCACCCGCGGGGCCACAGTTATTTTGAAGTACTGCGCAGCAAACTGGGCTGGGGCAGCAAGCTGTTCTGATCCCGTGAGGGGTGAGGAGTGAGGGGTGAGAAGTAAATTACGGATTCGCCTCACACCTTACCCCTCACCACCCCCTCCCCTTGCACTGTATAAAACAACAGTATACTGTATTCCCATACAGCATCTATTTTGTTGCGGGGAATCACCATGTTGCTTCAGCTCACCATCAGCAATTTCGCCATCGTTTCCTTTCTCGAGCTGGATCTGCGTAAAGGCATGACCAGCATTACCGGCGAAACCGGCGCCGGCAAATCCATCGCCATCGACGCCCTGGCCCTTGCCCTGGGCGAGCGCGCCGATGCCGACTCGGTGCGCCCTGGTGCCGACAAGGCCGACATCAGTGCCCGCTTTCGCATCGACAAACTGCCCCGAGTCAAGGCCTGGCTGTGCGAGCAGGAGCTGGACGAGCAGGATGAGTGCATACTGCGCCGCACCCTGAGCCGGGAAGGCCGCTCCCGCGGTTATATCAACGGCACCCCGGTGCCGCTGTCGCAACTCAAGGCCCTGGGCGGCCTGTTGGTCAATATTCACGGCCAGCATGCCCATCAGGAGCTGCAAAAACCCGATCATCAGCGCGCCCTGCTCGACGCCTATGCCGGTCACCACCAGCTGCTGGCCGGTGTCAGCGCCGGTTATCAGCATTGGCGGCAGCTCAACAACGAGCGCAAACAGCTGCAAGCCGAACAGGAAAAATGGCAGGCGGAGCGCCAGTTGCTGGAATATCAGGTGGCGGAGCTCGACGAGCTCGCCCTGGCCGAAGACGAATTCCCCGAGCTGGAAGCCGAGCACAAACGGTTGTCAAACGGTGCCGAGCTGCTCACTGACTGCCAGCTGGCCCTTAATGTGCTGGGCGACAACGACGAAAGCAATGCCCTGCAGTTGGTGCGCCAGGGACTGAAAACCCTGAGCGAGCTGGTTGCCATGGACTCGCGCCTGGGCCCGGTATTGGAAATGGTGGAAGGCAGCCTCATTCAGCTGGAAGAAGGTCACAGCGAGCTCGGCCGTTACCTGGATCGGCTGGAACTGGATCCGGAGCGCTTGCATGAGGTGGAAAGTCGTATGAGCAAGGTGATGGAGCTGTCGCGCAAGCACCATGTGCCCGCCGCCGAGCTGTTCCTGTTCCACCAGCAGCTCAAGGCCCGACTGGCCGACATGGATCACGGCAGCAGCCGGCTGGAAGGACTCGATGAAGAAGTGGAGCAGGCCCGGGAAAACTTTGTACAGGCTGCCGAGCGACTGAGCCAGAGCCGCCAGCGATACGCCGACGCCCTTAACAAGCAGATCACCCATAGCCTGCACCAGCTCAGCATGGAAAAGGGTCGTTTTGAAATACAGGTGCACGCCGATGCCAGCGCCGGGTTCTCTCCCCTGGGCATCGACCGGGTCGAGTTTTTGGTAAGCACCAATCCGGGCCAGCCCATGAGCCCGCTGGCCCGAGTGGCGTCGGGCGGCGAGCTGTCACGTATCAGCCTGGCGATTCAGGTGATTACCGCCCAGAAGGTGGAAACCCCGACGCTGATTTTTGACGAGGTGGACGTGGGCGTGAGTGGCCCCACCGCCGCTGTGGTTGGCAAGCTGCTGCGGAAACTGGGCGAGTCAACCCAGGTGCTGGTGATCACTCACCTGCCCCAGGTGGCGGGCAATGGCCATCAGCATTTCTTTGTGAGCAAGAGCAGCAATACCGATAATACCGAAACCCGCATGCAGGAGCTGGACGAACCACTCCGCCTGCAGGAACTGGCCCGACTGCTGGGTGGCAACCGCATTACCGACAATACCCTGGCTAATGCCCGGGAACTGCTGGTGTGTGAGTGAAATGGGGAGACGGAAGATGTGGAAACGAGAAGACATAACACGTCCCACATCTTATCTACAATCTCTACACCAGCCGGCGGGCGGCACCCACCACGATGTCGATCACTTTTTGCTCGGTGTTTTGCATTGTGCTTTCGTCGGGAATTTCCTGCTGAGTACGGTTGACGATCACCCCCGCCACACAACCGGCCTTCAGGCCCTGACTGGCACACATGGTGAACAGGGTCGCCGACTCCATTTCGTAGTTCAGCACGCCCATCGACTGCCATTCCTTCATGCTGCCCTGAAATCGGCGCAACATGCGGGCCGAATGGGTGTCGTAGCGCTCCTGCCCCGGATAAAAGGTGTCGGACGACGCGGTAATGCCCACATGGGGCGCCACGCCCAGCTCCCGTGCCGCATCCACCAGGGCACAGGTACAGTCAAAATTGGCCACGGCCGGAAACTCCAGGGGGGCAAAATGGCCGCTGGCGCCGTCGAGGCGCACCGCTGCCGTGGTCACAATAATGTCACCCACCGCCACCTCGGGCTGTATGGCCCCCGTGGTGCCCACCCGCAAGAAGGTACGTACTCCCAGCTGAGCCAGCTCTTCCACCGCAATGGAAGTGGAGGGTCCGCCAATGCCGGTGGAACACACCACCACCGGCTTGCCATCCAGCTCTCCCAGCCAGGAGGTAAACTCCCGCTGGCTGGCGAGGTGCACCGGATTTTCCAGCTGACGGGCAATGCGCTCTACCCGTTCCGGTGCACCGGGCAGAATGGCCAGTGCGGCGCCACGCAAATCCTCATCGGTCACACCCAGATGAAAAACATGTTTGGTCATCACGAAGTTCCTCAAGCGAGTACAATAGCCTCGAATAGTAAGCCAGCCCGGGGAAAATCACCATGTTAACCCGCGGAACCAATTCAAGCGGCACCGGTCAGTCTTTTACATCCCATTGCAGTGCCGCTATGATGCCGGCAGGATTCACAGGACAACACCGCCTATGCAACTCAAAAGCTTGATATTACCCCTTTTTCTCGCCCTGCCCCTGACCGGTTGTAACCTGGTCTACAAGGTCGACATTCCCCAGGGCAACTACCTGGAAGAAAAACAGGTGGCACAGCTTCGCCAGGGCATGACCAAGGAGCAGGTGCGCTTCCTGCTGGGAAATCCCATGAGCCTGGATGGCTTTAATCACGACCGCTGGGTCTATCTCTATTATTTCAAACCGGGTCGGGGTGAGCTGGAACAAAAACGTCTGGTGCTGGATTTCGTCAATGATGGTCTGGTGACCATGGGCGGCGACTTCACCTCACCCGAAGCCTTTGAACAGGGTCTGTAATGCCATTATCCCAATAAAAACGGAGCCCGCGGGCTCCGTTTTTATTTGCGGGTACGCTTGGGATCCGGCCGGCCGCCGGTGACCTTGTCGGCCCGGCCTTCTTCCTTGGCCTGCTCGGCCCGGCGCCGGCGTATGTCTTTCGGATCCGCCAGCAGCGGCCGATAGATTTCAATGCGGTCACCGTCGTGTACCGACTGGCCCAGCTTGATCTGCCGGCTGAATATGCCCACCGCGTTCTGCTCGAGATCGATATCGGGAAACTGCTGCAGAATACCGGACTGCTCGATGATCTCCCGCACCGTAGCCTCGGGAGACACACGCAGGCTCAGCACCGTCTGCCGCTCCGGCAGGGCGTATACCACTTCAACCTGAATAAGATGCATTGCCGTATACCTCCCGCGCCCGCTCACTGAAGGCATGCACCATGGCATTGGTCAGCTCCTTGAAGATACCGCCAAAAGCCAGCTCCACCAGCCGGGACTTGAACTCGAAATGCAGCTTCAGCTCCACCTTGCAGGCGTCTTCATCAAGGGGAATAAAAGTCCAGCCACCGTTCAGCGCCTTGAAGGGGCCATCGACCAGCTCCATGTTGATTTTGTGGTCCTGTTCAAGGCGGTTGCGGGTAGTAAAGGTCTTGCGGATTCCAGCCTTGGCCACATCGAGCGCCGCCGTAATGCTGTGTTCGTTTTTATCCAGTACGCGACTGGCCACGCACCCGGGCAGAAACTGCGGGTAATCGTCCACATTATTGACCAGCTCATACATCTGCTTGGCACTGAACATCACCAGCGCACTTCGAGTAATACTCGGCATAACCTCTCCTGGCATTCTGACGGGGCGATTTTAACACTTATGCGAGCCGGGCTCACCCTCAGGTGAAGCTCAAAAAGTGACCGGTCGCCAGTTAGCCAATTCCCAAGCACCAAAGGGCACCGTATAATGCGCGCACTATGGCAAAAAACAAACCCAAAAAGAAACCCGTCTCCAGCACCATCGCCGTCAATCGCAAGGCGCGGCACGAATATTCCATCGAGGAAAAATTCGAGGCCGGACTCGAGCTGCAGGGATGGGAAGTTAAAGCGCTGCGCGCCGGCAAGGCCAACATCGGCGAGGCTTACGTGTTCATGAGAAATGGCGAGGCGTTCCTGTTTGCCGCCACCATTAACCCTCTCAACATGGCCTCTACCCATGTGGTCTGCGATCCGTTACGCACCCGTAAGCTGCTGCTGCACAAACGCCAGCTGGACCGCCTGACCGGCCTGATTGAACGGGAAGGCTACACCCTGGTGCCGCTGTCTTTGTATTGGTCCAAGTCCTGGGTCAAGGCCGAGATTGGCCTGGTTAAGGGTAAAAAAGCCCACGACAAGCGCCAGGACATGAAGGAGCGCGACTGGCAACGGGAAAAGGCCCGTATGATGAAACACAAGGGCCGCTAAGCAGGGCTTGTGTTTCGGCAGTAATTGCAATAAGATCAAAGTTCAACTTGGGGCTGATTCAGGATTCGACGAGATTCTCGAACTCCAAGGTGCATGCCGAGGTGCGATAGGCCTCGTTAAACAATCGCAAAAAAATAGTCGCAAACGACGAAAACTACGCACTGGCAGCTTAATAACCTGCGCAGAGCCCTTCTGCCCTAACTTGCCTGTGACTTAGGGAATCGGAAGGTCATCCTTCACAGGATCGCGTGGATGCCGTGCCTGACGGTTGAAGCGTTAAAACCAATTCAGGATAGTCTGTCTGTGGCGTGTCAGTCCGCAGCAGCTGGCGAATTTAATGACTGACTAAGCATGTAGTACCGACGACGTAGGTTTTTCGGACGCGGGTTCAACTCCCGCCAGCTCCACCAATCGATTGGAAGGCCCCTTAATGGGGCCTTTTTGTTGGCCAGTGTCCTGCCAGTGCCATCTAACCTCCTGTGTCCGGCATGGTTTTTTGAGTCCGGTTCCAGTAACATTCCAGAAAATTGACTTACGGGTTTATTTGCCCTTCCCTCAGGTTCTGCTGTCATGTCATCCAGTTCACTGCCCCGGCTCAATCTTCGCAACCTGATGCTGGCCATGGCGGTTTTCAGCGTCATCATCACCCTGTGCAACAGCTTGTACGCCACCTATGACGTGCAGCGCTCTCTGCTTATCAACAATACCCTGGAAGCCAACCGGGTGTATGCCGCCAAGCTGGCAGAAGTCACCGAAAGCGTTATCGCCGCCACCCGCCAGCAGCTGGCCTACAGTGCCGGGCAACTGGTCACCAGAATGGACGATGAGGCGGCGCTGCTCGCAGAGACGGCAAGGCTTCACCAGCAGAGTGATACCTTCAATTCGGTGGTGGTGGTCAATGCCAAGGGTGTCATTATCGCGACCTCGCCCCAGACCCTCAAGGTCAAGGGGGTTAGACTCACATCTGCGAGTGCTCGGCAGTCGCTTAAAGCCAAAACACCGCTGATCACCGATCCCTTTGTGTCCCCGGCCGGCAACTACATCATCAGCATGTCACACCCGGTGTTTGCCACCAATGGCGACTACCTGGGTTATGTGGCTGGCACCATCTATCTGGAACAAAGCAATATTCTGGGCCGAATACTGGGCCAGCATTATTATCAGGACGGTTCCTACCTGTATGTGGTGGACCGCCACAAGACCCTGATTTATCACCCCAACCCCGACCGCATTGGCGAACGCATTCGCGATAACAGCGCAATAGACGATGTGCTGCAGGGACATGAATATGCCCATCCCGTGATCAATTCCCGAGGGGTGAACATGCTGGCCGGGTTCGCCCCGGTCCCCAGCACCGGCTGGGGCATAGTGGCACAGCGCCCCAAGGCCGCGACGCTGGCCGGTATCAACGAGCACCTGTTGCGGGTAGTGTTGAAAAGCATTCCGCTGTCATTACTGACCCTGATCGGCATCTGGCTGTCGGCACTGTTTATTTCCCGCCCGCTCTGGCAACTGGCCACCTCCACCGGCCTGATGAGCAGACAGGACGCACAGGCCGACATTTCCGGTGTACGCTCCTGGTATTACGAGGCGGCCCAGCTCAAGCGTGCCATTCTGCGTGGCATAGGACGGCTGAACGATCGTATTGACCAGCTGCATACCGACAGTCACACCGATGCTCTCACCGGTCTGCTCAATCGCCGAGGCATGGAGCAACTGCTGGATAGCTACACCCAGCAACAGACGCCCTTTTCGGTCATTACCCTGGATATCGATTATTTCAAACAGGTCAACGATACCCACGGTCATGATGCCGGAGATCGGGTACTGAGCAGCCTGGCCTCGGTCATGAAAGAGCAGGCCCGCCGGGAAGACGCCCTGTGCCGAAGCGGCGGTGAAGAGTTTATGATTTTCCTGCCCCAAACTTCGGCAGACAATGCCCGTGAGGTTGCAGAGCGATTACGCCAGGGCGTGGCATCCAACCCCATGCCGGTCGTGGGCCACATAACCCTGTCGCTGGGTGTGGCACACTGGGCCGGTAACGACGAGAGCACTAAAACGGTGCTCAACAGGGCCGACCAGGCCCTGTACCGGGCCAAACGAGAAGGGCGTAACCGGGTGGCCATGGCCACCGCGGATTAGCCGTAACGGGGACTTTGCATCAGGGCCTGTAACCGCTCGGCAGGCTCGGGCCGCGACAGCAGGTAACCCTGATAACGATGACAGCCCAGCTGATACAGCTGAGTACGCTGAGCATCCGTTTCCACCCCTTCCGCAATCACTTCCAATCCCAGACTTTGCGCCATGCCGATAATGGCCTTGATGATGCCAAGGCTGTTGTCGTCATGAGGCAGGGCTTGCACAAAGGACTGATCGATCTTGAGCTGGTCCAAGGGAAGCCGCTGTAGATAAAGCAACGAGGAATAACCGGTGCCGAAGTCGTCGATGGCAAAGCGCACGCCGTGGGCCTTGAGCGCCTGCATGCGGTCAATGGCCCCGGGCATGTCGTCAAGCAGCATCGACTCGGTAATTTCCAGCTTGATACAGCCCGGATCCACGCCGGTCTGCGTAAACACCTGAAGCACCTCTTCGACGAAGCCGGCCTGATACAGGCGCGAGGCCCCGATATTTACCGACAGGGTGAAACTGCCGAATTCACTCAGCTGTGCCCAGCGCGCCATTTGCCGGCAGGCACTCTGCAGCACCATGTGATCGATACGGTTCATCAGGCCGCTGCCTTCGGCCACGTCAATAAAGGCACCGGGTGCCAGCGTACCTTGCTCCGGGTGCAGCCAGCGTGCCAGGGCCTCGGCGCCGATAATGCGCCCACGATGATCAAACTGGGGCTGATACCAGGCCACGAACTCTCCCGCATCCAGGCCACGCTGAATGTCTTCTTCCAGTCGCAGCCGCCGAGCCACCCGCTCCTGCATGCCCCGGTCAAAGAAGCACAGCTTGCCCTTGCCTTCCGACTTGGCCTGGTACATGGCCAGCTCCGCCTGTTGCACCTGTTCGTCCGGTGAGGCGTGCTGCCCTTCAAGCAGCACCATGCCCAGGCTGGCGCCACAACGCAACGCATGTTCTTCATGAGCATAAGGCTGCTCCAGCGCCGACAGCAGGGTGTATCCCAGTTGCTCCAGGTGAGCCGCGGCCTGGCGCTTGTCCGCCGGCAGGCCGGTGCTCAGCACCACAAACTCGTCACCGCCCAGCCGCGCCACCAGGTCGCCGGGGTGCATCAGGTTGCTGAGGCGCAGGGCCGCCTGCTGCAATACCTGATCCCCCACCGACAGCCCCCAGAGATCATTGATGTGCTTGAACTTGTCGAGATCGATAAAGATCAGGCCGCTCAAGTCCCGCGGCACGTCGATAAGCTCCGCCAGACGCTGATACAGAAAGCGTCGGTTGGGCAGGCCGGTCACCCCGTCATAAAAGGCCAGGTGATTGATGCGCTCCGCATCCTTTTTACGCTGGGAAATATCGTTGATGGACGCCACATAATGGCTAACCTCTCCCTGTACGTCGCGCACTGCACTGATCGACAGCCACTGGGGATAAACATGCCCCGACTTGCGCCGGTTGAGTATTTCCCCCTGCCAGTGGCCATGGTCGTGAATATGGCGCCACATCTGCCGGTAGAATGCACCGTCGTGCTGGCCGGAGCCCAGCATCGCCGGCGTATTGCCAATGACCTCCTCCACCCCGTAACCGGTGATCTCGGTAAAGGCCCGGTTTACCCGCAAAATACGGGTCTGGGCATCGGTGATCATCATGCCCTCAAAACTATCAAAAGCCACCGCCGCGATACGCAGTTCGGTTTCATTGCGCTCCCGTTGAGTGATGTCGCGGGTCAGCACCACCGCAGCAGGCCCTTCGTTCAGGGGCGCCTCCATGGCCTGAGCCCGGCTTTCAAATACTCGCCGGTCGTCTCCCTCGCCCAGCTCATACACCAGCCGCTGACAGCCCTGTTGCGTCAAGGTACGCCGAATAAAGTCCTGGAAACGCCTGGCCAGTGCCGGCTCAAACAGCTGGGGTAAAAGCTTGCCAATCACGTTGTTGGCCACGGGGTAAGGCTGTGCCGAGGATGAAGCCATCACCTCCAGACATCGGCCCTGCTCGTTCATCACGAACATCAGATCCGGCAAGGCGCCGGTAATGGCGCGCAGGCGGGCTTCGCTGTGCTCAAGCAACGCCTGCTCCCGCTGGCGTTGCTCGGCATCGTGCAAAATCAGGGTAAGGATAAGGGTCAGCGGTACGACCACCGCCAGATAGGGCCAGATATACTCAGGCATCAGTTCCCGCTGCACCGGCGTCATCAGGGCCGCGATCAGCAGCAGGCTGGCGGCATGCAATACCAGCACCGCCGGCAGCAAGTGCCACAGGTTGATGCGCAGCCAGCCCCGGCCAACTCCGTGACGAAAGGCCAGTCCCAGGACCAGGGCAAATCCGATATTGAGTACTCCGCTAAAGGCACCGGCTCCGCCGATCCAGAGTCGGCACAGGGCCGCCATCAGCGCCGCCAGGGCGCCAGACAAGGGACCGCCGAACACCCCGGCCACAAAGATCACGCCGCTGCGGGCGTCGAGCAACACGCCGGGCGCCACGGTAAAGGGCAGCAGCATGCAAACGATGGCCGCCAGACCAAACCAGAATCCTGTGGTCACTATGGCCAGGCGCGGATGGTGACGGCCCTTGCGCGCATTCAGGGTCAGCAACCAGCCCATGGCCAGCAACACCACGGCCTGTTGAATCACGATATTAAGCATTTACATTCATATTCAAATACAGCATCGGTCGGCCATATGTAGCAGGCAGAGCAAAAGGCAAAACCGGCATTGCCATTTTCAAGCCGGAAGGCGAACTCGCAGTTTATCAGATTACGGCGTTAATACAGCAACTTAGCCGCCATCCTTCTCACATAATAAGAACCTGGGCAAGATTAGCAGCATCATCGCCGGCAATCAAAACGTCCCTTTTGAAATACCAGCAGCTATTGCCACCGTCGACATCAGAAAAATCGATCCTGTGGTTTATACGTAGAAAAACTTGACGCTGGCCCTGGGCTGGCCAATAACTAATCAGAGGCGGGACGGCGCCG
The Oceanimonas doudoroffii DNA segment above includes these coding regions:
- the grpE gene encoding nucleotide exchange factor GrpE, which produces MSSKQNQVDTEQAAELEQEQQPAAEAEQVEQAQDAVQPDAAYVAELEQKLAAAESSAKEERDNALRAVAEMENIRRRAAQDVEKAQKFALEKFAGELLPVIDSLERAIEHTSEESDAFKAVHEGVELTLKSLLNVVEKFGVEPIDPKGQPFDPNKHQAMSMVESDEVAPNAVLAVMMKGYELNGRVLRPAMVMVAKGPAIDTQA
- the nadK gene encoding NAD(+) kinase, translated to METDFNTIALIGKPDHQGANQTLVALYRYLAGLGLNVVIERRVGEQLGLADAELLEMVELGERADLAIVVGGDGNMLGSARVLSRFDVAVVGVNRGNLGFLTDISPDSFEQPLERLLAGDYQTEHRFLLEAQVHRHGQLKASNTAMNEAVLHPGKIAHMIEFEVYINGHFMYSQRADGMIVATPTGSTAYSLSAGGPILTPNLNAITLVPMFPHTLSCRPIVIDADAQIKMVLSPANKSEHMLVSCDGHVSLAVQPGDEIHINKSPHRLKLLHPRGHSYFEVLRSKLGWGSKLF
- the recN gene encoding DNA repair protein RecN translates to MLLQLTISNFAIVSFLELDLRKGMTSITGETGAGKSIAIDALALALGERADADSVRPGADKADISARFRIDKLPRVKAWLCEQELDEQDECILRRTLSREGRSRGYINGTPVPLSQLKALGGLLVNIHGQHAHQELQKPDHQRALLDAYAGHHQLLAGVSAGYQHWRQLNNERKQLQAEQEKWQAERQLLEYQVAELDELALAEDEFPELEAEHKRLSNGAELLTDCQLALNVLGDNDESNALQLVRQGLKTLSELVAMDSRLGPVLEMVEGSLIQLEEGHSELGRYLDRLELDPERLHEVESRMSKVMELSRKHHVPAAELFLFHQQLKARLADMDHGSSRLEGLDEEVEQARENFVQAAERLSQSRQRYADALNKQITHSLHQLSMEKGRFEIQVHADASAGFSPLGIDRVEFLVSTNPGQPMSPLARVASGGELSRISLAIQVITAQKVETPTLIFDEVDVGVSGPTAAVVGKLLRKLGESTQVLVITHLPQVAGNGHQHFFVSKSSNTDNTETRMQELDEPLRLQELARLLGGNRITDNTLANARELLVCE
- the udp gene encoding uridine phosphorylase yields the protein MTKHVFHLGVTDEDLRGAALAILPGAPERVERIARQLENPVHLASQREFTSWLGELDGKPVVVCSTGIGGPSTSIAVEELAQLGVRTFLRVGTTGAIQPEVAVGDIIVTTAAVRLDGASGHFAPLEFPAVANFDCTCALVDAARELGVAPHVGITASSDTFYPGQERYDTHSARMLRRFQGSMKEWQSMGVLNYEMESATLFTMCASQGLKAGCVAGVIVNRTQQEIPDESTMQNTEQKVIDIVVGAARRLV
- a CDS encoding outer membrane protein assembly factor BamE is translated as MQLKSLILPLFLALPLTGCNLVYKVDIPQGNYLEEKQVAQLRQGMTKEQVRFLLGNPMSLDGFNHDRWVYLYYFKPGRGELEQKRLVLDFVNDGLVTMGGDFTSPEAFEQGL
- a CDS encoding RnfH family protein, translated to MHLIQVEVVYALPERQTVLSLRVSPEATVREIIEQSGILQQFPDIDLEQNAVGIFSRQIKLGQSVHDGDRIEIYRPLLADPKDIRRRRAEQAKEEGRADKVTGGRPDPKRTRK
- a CDS encoding SRPBCC family protein, with product MPSITRSALVMFSAKQMYELVNNVDDYPQFLPGCVASRVLDKNEHSITAALDVAKAGIRKTFTTRNRLEQDHKINMELVDGPFKALNGGWTFIPLDEDACKVELKLHFEFKSRLVELAFGGIFKELTNAMVHAFSERAREVYGNASYSG
- the smpB gene encoding SsrA-binding protein SmpB produces the protein MAKNKPKKKPVSSTIAVNRKARHEYSIEEKFEAGLELQGWEVKALRAGKANIGEAYVFMRNGEAFLFAATINPLNMASTHVVCDPLRTRKLLLHKRQLDRLTGLIEREGYTLVPLSLYWSKSWVKAEIGLVKGKKAHDKRQDMKERDWQREKARMMKHKGR
- a CDS encoding sensor domain-containing diguanylate cyclase; translation: MSSSSLPRLNLRNLMLAMAVFSVIITLCNSLYATYDVQRSLLINNTLEANRVYAAKLAEVTESVIAATRQQLAYSAGQLVTRMDDEAALLAETARLHQQSDTFNSVVVVNAKGVIIATSPQTLKVKGVRLTSASARQSLKAKTPLITDPFVSPAGNYIISMSHPVFATNGDYLGYVAGTIYLEQSNILGRILGQHYYQDGSYLYVVDRHKTLIYHPNPDRIGERIRDNSAIDDVLQGHEYAHPVINSRGVNMLAGFAPVPSTGWGIVAQRPKAATLAGINEHLLRVVLKSIPLSLLTLIGIWLSALFISRPLWQLATSTGLMSRQDAQADISGVRSWYYEAAQLKRAILRGIGRLNDRIDQLHTDSHTDALTGLLNRRGMEQLLDSYTQQQTPFSVITLDIDYFKQVNDTHGHDAGDRVLSSLASVMKEQARREDALCRSGGEEFMIFLPQTSADNAREVAERLRQGVASNPMPVVGHITLSLGVAHWAGNDESTKTVLNRADQALYRAKREGRNRVAMATAD
- a CDS encoding EAL domain-containing protein; its protein translation is MLNIVIQQAVVLLAMGWLLTLNARKGRHHPRLAIVTTGFWFGLAAIVCMLLPFTVAPGVLLDARSGVIFVAGVFGGPLSGALAALMAALCRLWIGGAGAFSGVLNIGFALVLGLAFRHGVGRGWLRINLWHLLPAVLVLHAASLLLIAALMTPVQRELMPEYIWPYLAVVVPLTLILTLILHDAEQRQREQALLEHSEARLRAITGALPDLMFVMNEQGRCLEVMASSSAQPYPVANNVIGKLLPQLFEPALARRFQDFIRRTLTQQGCQRLVYELGEGDDRRVFESRAQAMEAPLNEGPAAVVLTRDITQRERNETELRIAAVAFDSFEGMMITDAQTRILRVNRAFTEITGYGVEEVIGNTPAMLGSGQHDGAFYRQMWRHIHDHGHWQGEILNRRKSGHVYPQWLSISAVRDVQGEVSHYVASINDISQRKKDAERINHLAFYDGVTGLPNRRFLYQRLAELIDVPRDLSGLIFIDLDKFKHINDLWGLSVGDQVLQQAALRLSNLMHPGDLVARLGGDEFVVLSTGLPADKRQAAAHLEQLGYTLLSALEQPYAHEEHALRCGASLGMVLLEGQHASPDEQVQQAELAMYQAKSEGKGKLCFFDRGMQERVARRLRLEEDIQRGLDAGEFVAWYQPQFDHRGRIIGAEALARWLHPEQGTLAPGAFIDVAEGSGLMNRIDHMVLQSACRQMARWAQLSEFGSFTLSVNIGASRLYQAGFVEEVLQVFTQTGVDPGCIKLEITESMLLDDMPGAIDRMQALKAHGVRFAIDDFGTGYSSLLYLQRLPLDQLKIDQSFVQALPHDDNSLGIIKAIIGMAQSLGLEVIAEGVETDAQRTQLYQLGCHRYQGYLLSRPEPAERLQALMQSPRYG